Part of the Flavobacterium alkalisoli genome is shown below.
CTGCTATGATGGGAGATAAATTAATATCCATAAGTATTTAATAAGATTTTTAGTGTGATAAATTTACACTTTTATATACTTTATTTGGGTAGTACCCGTTTTAATTGCTGCTATTTTTATTGAATTTTTATTTGTTTCAGGCTAAAATTATAAAAACAATTAACTGATTAAGAGTTATGTTGGTATTTTGATGAAGCATTAACACTATGTTAACAACAAAAATTCAATTTCGGCAATGAATTTGTAATGTAAAAAAAGCTTATTAACTTCACATTTCTAAACTCTATATAATATGGAAGAAAATACTGCCGCTTTAGACATAAGGGCAATAAATGAGAAAATAGAAAGAGAGAGTGCTTTTGTAGACCTTCTTGTCATGGAAATGAACAAGGTTATAGTTGGGCAAAGGTACATGATAGAACGTCTTTTGATAGGACTTTTGGGTCAGGGTCACATTTTGCTTGAAGGTGTGCCGGGACTTGCAAAAACCTTAGCGATTAACACCCTTTCGCAGGCAGTACACGGATCCTTTAGCCGTATACAGTTTACACCAGACCTGCTTCCTGCCGATGTGGTGGGAACGATGATTTACAATATAAAACAAAACGAATTCAGTATTAAGAAGGGGCCTATATTTGCCAACTTCGTGCTTGCCGATGAGATTAACAGGGCACCGGCAAAAGTGCAGTCGGCATTACTTGAGGCCATGCAGGAAAAGCAGGTAACCATTGGGGAAGAAACATTTAAGCTGGAAAAACCTTTCCTTGTAATGGCAACTCAAAACCCGGTAGAGCAGGAAGGTACTTATCCGCTACCGGAAGCACAGGTTGACCGTTTTATGCTGAAAGCAGTTATTGATTATCCTAAAATTGAAGACGAGCGCCAGGTGATTCGCCAGAATCTTGCCGGTAGTTTTGATAAGGTAAACCAGGTGGTAACGCTTGAGCAGATCTTAAGGGCACAGCAGGCCGTTCGTGAAGTATATATGGACGAAAAGATTGAGAAATATATACTTGACCTGATTTTTGCAACCCGTTATCCTGAACAATATAACCTAAGCAGCCTTAAACCGCTTATTAGCTTTGGTTCTTCGCCAAGGGGTAGTATTAACCTTGCTCTGGCTGCAAAGTGTTATGCCTTTATAAAGAGAAGAGGCTATGTAATTCCGGAAGATGTTAGGGCAGTAGTTCACGACGTACTTCGCCACAGAATTGGAATTACTTATGAAGCCGAGGCAGAGAACATTACCTCGATGGACATTATCAATAAGATAGTGAACCAGGTTGAGGTGCCATAGTAGTAATAAAGTCAAATGTCATAAAGAGGAAAGCCTAGAGGCCTTTATGACTTTAAAAACTTTAGACTTTACACTGCAAGATTATGGATACAAAAGATATATTAAAAAAGGTACGTAAAATAGAGATTAAGACCCGAAGGCTGAGCGATCATATCTTCTCGGGGGAGTATCACACATCCTTTAAGGGACGTGGTATGACCTTTAGCGAGGTGCGCCAGTACCAGTTTGGGGATGATGTAAGGGCTATAGACTGGAATGTAACAGCCCGTTATAACGAACCTTATATCAAGGTTTTTGAGGAGGAGCGCGAACTTACCATGATGCTTATGGCAGACGTGAGTGGTTCGGAAAGCTTTGGTACCAAAAGTCAGTTTAAAAGGGAGATAGTTACAGAGATTGCTGCAACTATGGCTTTTTCGGCTACACAAAACAACGACAAGATAGGGCTTATCCTTTTTTCAGACCAGATAGAGCTTTTTATCCCGCCTAAAAAAGGAAAATCGCACGTGCTGCGTATTATCCGTGAGCTTATTGAGTTTGAACCCAAAAGCAAAAAAACGGATGTTGCACAGGCACTTAAATTCCTTTCGGGCGTGCTAAAGAAAAAGGCAATTGTTTTCCTTATTTCCGATTTTATGGCAGCCGATTATGAGCATACGCTGAAAATAGCGGCTAAAAAGCATGACATTACCGGAGTAAGGGTTTATGACCCTAGAGAGGAGCAAATGCCAAACCTTGGGCTTGTAAACATGACCGATGCCGAAACAGGGCAAACCCTGCTTGTAAATACAGGTTCTAAGCAGGTAAGGCTTGAGTATGAAAAATACTATCAGGATAAGGTAAAATACTTTAAGGAAACCTTTAGCCGATGTGGGGCGGGTACTGTAAGCACGCGTGTAGACGAGTCGTATGTTACTAAGCTGCTGGGCTATTTTAAATCACGATAGTTTAGGTTGATAATCATGATAAAGATGACCAAAACAAAATTATATACGTTTTTGTTACTGCTTTTTGCGGTTGCCGTTTTCGGGCAGCAAAAGCGGTTAGAAACCAGTATAGATTCTACCAAAATAAAGATTG
Proteins encoded:
- a CDS encoding AAA family ATPase, whose translation is MEENTAALDIRAINEKIERESAFVDLLVMEMNKVIVGQRYMIERLLIGLLGQGHILLEGVPGLAKTLAINTLSQAVHGSFSRIQFTPDLLPADVVGTMIYNIKQNEFSIKKGPIFANFVLADEINRAPAKVQSALLEAMQEKQVTIGEETFKLEKPFLVMATQNPVEQEGTYPLPEAQVDRFMLKAVIDYPKIEDERQVIRQNLAGSFDKVNQVVTLEQILRAQQAVREVYMDEKIEKYILDLIFATRYPEQYNLSSLKPLISFGSSPRGSINLALAAKCYAFIKRRGYVIPEDVRAVVHDVLRHRIGITYEAEAENITSMDIINKIVNQVEVP
- a CDS encoding DUF58 domain-containing protein, with amino-acid sequence MDTKDILKKVRKIEIKTRRLSDHIFSGEYHTSFKGRGMTFSEVRQYQFGDDVRAIDWNVTARYNEPYIKVFEEERELTMMLMADVSGSESFGTKSQFKREIVTEIAATMAFSATQNNDKIGLILFSDQIELFIPPKKGKSHVLRIIRELIEFEPKSKKTDVAQALKFLSGVLKKKAIVFLISDFMAADYEHTLKIAAKKHDITGVRVYDPREEQMPNLGLVNMTDAETGQTLLVNTGSKQVRLEYEKYYQDKVKYFKETFSRCGAGTVSTRVDESYVTKLLGYFKSR